In a single window of the bacterium genome:
- a CDS encoding transposase family protein, which translates to MESERLMMKEKKKISKKMAQRYQKAGKKEKGKILDLFVSLTNYTRCYASWILRNWGKKVVIYTGKKRIIFVGEWQSYGKTSNRKGKRIYDEKVQIVLKKVWCILNYPCGTRLADYMQEIVRVLEKHKEIILDAETREKLLKISPRTIDRLLKEEKKKMELKGKSRTKPGMLLKHQIPIRTFSEWDEKQAGFLEKDLVSHDGGKVEGMHAQTLSMTDIHTGWTETIGVKNKSQKYVFAGLKKSISNFPFPILGLDSDNGSEFINAHLQKYCEEEKITFTRSRPYRKNDSCYIEQKNWHIVRKTVGYWRYEKDHEIFLLNKIYENLRLYTNYFQPQMKLIEKIRKGSKVSKKYDIATTPYQRILCCPNIAESIKENLKNQYETLNPVVLQNNLIDLQRLLFKVVTKNQFYKNRFEEKKKKQLALK; encoded by the coding sequence ATGGAGTCAGAGAGGCTAATGATGAAAGAGAAAAAGAAGATAAGTAAAAAGATGGCACAACGGTATCAAAAAGCAGGAAAGAAAGAAAAGGGAAAGATATTAGATCTTTTTGTATCTCTAACAAATTATACCCGATGTTATGCAAGCTGGATATTAAGGAATTGGGGAAAAAAAGTAGTAATATATACAGGTAAGAAACGTATAATTTTTGTCGGAGAATGGCAAAGTTATGGTAAAACAAGCAATCGTAAAGGTAAAAGAATTTATGATGAAAAAGTGCAGATAGTTTTAAAGAAAGTATGGTGTATTTTAAACTATCCTTGTGGGACAAGGCTAGCCGATTACATGCAAGAGATAGTTAGGGTATTAGAAAAACATAAAGAGATAATTTTAGACGCAGAAACAAGAGAGAAACTTTTAAAGATAAGCCCAAGAACTATAGATAGATTATTGAAGGAAGAGAAGAAGAAAATGGAATTGAAAGGCAAAAGTCGGACAAAACCTGGTATGTTATTAAAACATCAAATACCGATACGCACCTTTTCTGAATGGGATGAGAAACAAGCTGGCTTTCTGGAAAAGGATTTGGTAAGTCATGATGGTGGAAAAGTGGAAGGGATGCATGCTCAAACCCTTAGTATGACCGATATACATACTGGTTGGACAGAAACTATTGGAGTAAAAAACAAGAGTCAAAAATATGTATTTGCAGGATTAAAAAAATCTATTTCAAACTTTCCATTTCCTATATTAGGGTTAGATTCTGACAATGGTAGCGAGTTTATAAATGCTCATTTACAAAAGTACTGTGAAGAAGAGAAAATAACCTTTACCAGATCAAGACCTTATAGGAAAAACGATAGTTGTTACATAGAACAAAAAAACTGGCATATAGTAAGAAAAACGGTTGGTTACTGGCGTTACGAAAAAGACCATGAAATCTTTCTATTAAACAAAATATACGAAAACTTGAGGCTTTATACAAACTACTTTCAACCACAAATGAAACTTATAGAAAAAATCCGTAAAGGCAGTAAAGTAAGTAAAAAGTATGATATTGCGACAACCCCTTATCAGAGAATCTTATGTTGCCCAAATATTGCAGAAAGTATAAAAGAAAATCTCAAAAATCAATATGAGACTCTTAATCCCGTTGTATTACAAAACAATCTGATAGACTTACAAAGATTGCTTTTTAAGGTAGTAACAAAAAATCAGTTCTATAAAAACAGATTCGAAGAAAAGAAGAAAAAACAACTTGCGTTAAAATAG